Part of the Listeria innocua genome is shown below.
ATCGATATTAACAGAAGCTAATTTGTTTTCCATATCTACCGCTCCAGCTAAAACTACTGGTGCAGGAGAACGGTCAAATTCTTCTTGTAATTGTTCAGAAATTCGTTCACCCATATAAATAATACCATCTACTTGTTTACCAAGCAGTGTATTTAGCACTTGAAGTTCTTTATCCTCATTTTCGTCCGAATTACTAAGGATAATATTGTATTTGTACATTGTAGCAATATCTTCAATTCCGCGCGCAAGCTCTGCATAAAAAACGTTAGAAATATCAGGAATAATTACACCGACAGTCGTTGTACGTTTACTTGCAAGACCTCTAGCTACTGCATTAGGACGATAACCTAATTGATTAATAACATCCAATACTTTCTTTCTTGTTACTGGTTTAACATTCGGATTGCCGTTAACTACCCGAGATACCGTCGCCATAGAAACATTCGCTTCACGAGCAACATCATAAATTGTTACATTCATCCCTATTCACTCTCCATATTCATTATTTTAATGGCTCTATATACCATTGTAAACGGAAACAAACTTGCCTTCCCTTAATAATACGATAACTTTTTTCGATATGCAATTGTTTTTACTCTTTATTTTCATTTATTTTCATACCGAAACGGCATTGAATATTAGTATTAAATACCAATTATGCATTATTAGTTTTGACCAAAATAAAAAACCCTGGCGTACCAGGGCTTTTCGAGATTATTTGATTTTGTGAGGAACTAGGTTACTAGCTAAAATTGCATTCCAGAACTCTTCAAATTCAGGAATATCCATTTGTTGCGCAGAGTCAGATAAAGCAACAGCTGGATCCGGATGAACCTCAGCCATTACGCCGTCAGCTTCAATAGCAAGGGCAGCTTTAGCACATGGAAGTAATAAATCTTTTCGGCCAGTAGAATGTGTTACATCGACCATTACTGGTAAATGCGTTTCTTTTTTCAAGATTGGCACGGCAGAAATATCAAGTGTATTTCTTGTTGCTTTTTCATATGTGCGAATACCGCGTTCACATAAAATAATTTTACCGTTACCTTGTGACATAATATATTCAGCAGCACCGATAAATTCTTCAATCGTTGCAGATAAGCCACGTTTAAGTAAAATCGGTTTATCAACACGACCTGCTGCTTTAAGTAATTCAAAGTTTTGCATGTTTCTTGCACCGATTTGAATAACATCTACATAATCAAGTGCAACTTCAATATCAGCTGGAGTTACGATTTCACTAATAACAGCTAAACCATACTCATCTGATACACGTTTAAGAATTTTTAAGCCTTCTAAGCCTAATCCTTGGAAGTCATATGGGCTAGTACGTGGTTTAAATGCTCCACCGCGAATAAGTTTTAAACCTTTTGCTTTAATAGACTCAGCAACTGCAGCCACTTGTTCGTAAGATTCTACGGAACAAGGCCCAAAAACGAATACGGGTTCGCCGTTTCCGATTGGTAAACCTTTAACAGTAACAATCGTATCTTCTTTTTTATTTTTTCTAGAAACAAGTAATGCTTTTGAATGATCCTCTTCTTGAAGTTCTAGTCCCGCTTTAAAAATTTCTTTAAATAATTTTTGAACCGTGCTATCCTCAAAAGGTCCTTTATTTGCTGCAAGAATCGTATTAAGCATCTCTCTTTCACGTAATGGATCGAAACGTAGAGAACCTTGTGTTCCTTTGATTTTACCGATTTCTTGTACCAAATTGGCACGTTTGCTGATTAATTCAAGCAAATCAATATTTAATTGATCCACCTCTGTTCTAAGTTCCTCTAAATTTGTATTGACCATTTTACTTCCACCCTTCTAAAAATCTGCTCCAAGATTATTTCTCATTATAGAGGAAAACAGATAATTTGTCACGAATCCACTTTTATACTTAATCGCTTTTAAGCATTAAAGTGAATAATGTAAAACTAATGTTAACACGTTTTAAAATAAATTACAAGCGGATATTGCTTTTTTTGTATAAAAAAAACAGCCTCGCAAGGCTGTTTTTTAACTTAATCTTATTTTACTTCTTTTTTCACATCAGAAGCAATTTTTTTCGCTTCATCTTTGCCATCATCTAATGATTTTTTTGCTTCTTTTTTTGCTTTATCTGCTGCTTTTTCTACATCGCTTGCAGCATCTTTCGCTTCATTTTTTACTGTTTCTGCCGCTTTTTTAGCAGCTTCTTGGTTTTCTTCTTTATTTTGTGAAACAACTTCTTTCACAGCTTTACTTTGTTTAGAAACTGTATCAGCTAATTTGCCTGATTTGTCTTTAACAACATCAACAAACCCGCCAGCGGAATCTACTAATTTATCTTTTGTTCCTTTTGCTACACCACTGATTTCGATACCTTTTTCATAAGCAACGTCTTTCCATTGGTTGCCTTTTTCTTTAATTGTATCTACCTGTGTATTTAAATCTTCGCGTAGTTCTTTACCTGATTTAGGTGCAAATAGAAGTGCTGCGGCTGAACCAACGATTGCACCAATTAAACCACCGATTAGAAAATCTTTTGTATTAATACCATCTTTTTCTGCCATTGTAAATCCCTCCAAATTATATTAGAAATTAGATTGCTCTCGAGCTTCTTTTGCGGCTTCTTTCGCTGCTTTATTCGCTTTCATCTTTTCTCTAAAAGAAAGAATTGAATTGCTAATTGAGACAGCTTGAGAAATTTTTGCTTCATTTTGTTCTACTTTGTTAGTTGCGAGTGTTGCTAGTTCGCGAACAGATTGACTTAATCCTAGTAAAGAAGTCCCAATATCACCAACTGCATCAAAAACTGGATCAACTTTCGCAACTTTGCCATTTACATCTTCTAGAAGTGTATTGGTCTTATCAAGCAATTTTTGTGATTGTCCTGTAATCCCTTGTACTTCTACTGTTATTTTTTCTAACGATTTAGCTACCTCATCCATTGTTTGGGAAGTTGATTTTAACGTTTTTCCCAAATAGATGGCAATAACTAAAAGCGCAATTGCGGCAATGAGTGCTGCAATATACAAAATTACTATCATCTATCCACACCTCCATATTCTTTTTTCTATACCCTGAGTATTCCCCTCTAAAACTTTCTTCTCTAATGAATCTATGTACAAAATGTAAAAAAGAAAAGGTATTAGCTTCATTTTAGCAAGTAACTGCTGAAAAATAAACTAATATGAAAGAAACCCGCTAATTTGTTATAGAAGGTTGCTTTTAGCGTAATTTGGAGTAAAATAGAAACAGGCTTGTTTTTTAGGCTTATTTTGTTAAATTTTAGGGAGGGTACAATATGAAAGATGCAAGAATCGAAAAATTAGCACATAATTTAATCAACTATTCCGTCAAACTTGGCGCTGGGGAAAAAGTATTAATCGAAAACTTCGGTGTGCAAAAAGAACTAGTAATGGCTTTAGTAGAAGAAGCATATAAAGCTGGAGGATTCCCGTTCGTTTCTTTAAAAGAACCACAAATCGACCGTGCGATGATGCTCGGTGCTGATAGTGCTCAATATGAAAAAATTGCCGAGTTCGAAGGTAATGTTATGAAAGAAATGGATGCTTACATAGGTTTACGTGCTGGTGATAATATCAACGAAACATCTGATGTACCCGCAGATAAATTAAAAATTCACGGTGAGACTGTTGGTAAAATGCATTCTGACATTCGTGTAAAACAAACTAAATGGGTCGTGCTCCGTTACCCAAGCTCCTCCATGGCACAACTTGCAAAAATGAGCACGGTTGGTTTTGAAGATTTCTATTTTGACGTATGTAATTTAGATTACGGTAAAATGAGCACTGCAATGGATGGTTTAGTAGAACTTATGAATAAAACAGATAAAGTGCACTTAGTTGGACCAGGAACAGATTTAACATTTAGTATTAAAGATATTCCGGCAATTAAATGCGCGGGCGAAATGAACATTCCAGATGGCGAAGTATTTACTGCTCCAGTTCGTGATTCTATCAATGGAACACTTACGTATAACACCCCTTCACCATACCAAGGCTTCACATTTGAAAATGTCTCTTTCACTTTTAAAGACGGAAAAATTATTAAAGCAACTGCCAATGATACAGATCGCATTAATAAAGTTTTAGATACTGATGAAGGTGCTCGTTTTGTTGGGGAATTTGCTATCGGTGTCAATCCGTTTATCCACGAACCGATGCAAGATATTCTTTTTGATGAGAAAATTGAAGGAAGTTTCCATTTCACTCCTGGCCAGTGCTACGATGAAGCATTTAATGGCAATCAATCAGCCATTCACTGGGATTTAGTAAATATTCAACGCGCTGATTATGGTGGCGGCGAAATTTACTTTGATGATGTGCTTATTCGTAAAGATGGCATTTTCGTTCTTCCAGAATTAGCTCCTCTTAATCCAGAAAACTTAGTATAAGAAAAGCGCTTAGGATATGCTCCTAAGCGCTTTTATAGTTTAAACAATTGTTTTTTCGCCTGGTTGCCAGTTAATCGGGCAAAGTCCACCAGTTTGCAAAGCTTGAAGTACTCTTAACACTTCGTCAACTTCACGACCAATATTGTTATGATGAACCACTTCGTATTGAATTTCACCTTTTGGATTAATAATGAAAAGCCCGCGTAGTGCCACGCCTTCTTCTTCAATTAGTACCCCGTAATCACTTGCTACTTGATGATTAGTATCCGCAGCAAGAGGATAGGTTAATTTTCCAATTCCGCCTTCTTTGATTGGTGTATTCGTCCATGCAAGATGGGAATGGATCGTATCTGTTGAAGCACCAATTATCCGCGCATTTAATGCATCAAATTCATCTGACCGAGCGGAAATCGCTACAATTTCAGTCGGACAAACAAAGGTAAAGTCCATTGGATAGAAAAAGAGAACTGTCCATTTATCGTCTTCTATATTTTTCTCTAGACTTACTTTTCCGAAAGTCTGATTTGGCATAACAGCTTCCATTTCAAATCTTGGAGCTTGTGTGCCTACTAAACGTTCTGCCACTTTTATCCCTCCATTAATCTATGTAGTTGTATTTTGTATCACATGGTATATTTTAATACACCTATCAAATCGTGTAAAGCTTTATTTATAGTAATTATAAACAAGCAAAAAGCATGCCAAATAAATGACACGCTTTACTGAAAGTTAATTAATCGCACTTTTCTTTAGAACTTCATTAGCCACGATTTCGTTATCTAGAACTTTTTCATAGGCAGCTTGGAATTTTTGGACATCCCCTGCTCCCATAAACAAAATAACTG
Proteins encoded:
- a CDS encoding bifunctional 3-deoxy-7-phosphoheptulonate synthase/chorismate mutase, with the translated sequence MVNTNLEELRTEVDQLNIDLLELISKRANLVQEIGKIKGTQGSLRFDPLREREMLNTILAANKGPFEDSTVQKLFKEIFKAGLELQEEDHSKALLVSRKNKKEDTIVTVKGLPIGNGEPVFVFGPCSVESYEQVAAVAESIKAKGLKLIRGGAFKPRTSPYDFQGLGLEGLKILKRVSDEYGLAVISEIVTPADIEVALDYVDVIQIGARNMQNFELLKAAGRVDKPILLKRGLSATIEEFIGAAEYIMSQGNGKIILCERGIRTYEKATRNTLDISAVPILKKETHLPVMVDVTHSTGRKDLLLPCAKAALAIEADGVMAEVHPDPAVALSDSAQQMDIPEFEEFWNAILASNLVPHKIK
- a CDS encoding YtxH domain-containing protein; this translates as MAEKDGINTKDFLIGGLIGAIVGSAAALLFAPKSGKELREDLNTQVDTIKEKGNQWKDVAYEKGIEISGVAKGTKDKLVDSAGGFVDVVKDKSGKLADTVSKQSKAVKEVVSQNKEENQEAAKKAAETVKNEAKDAASDVEKAADKAKKEAKKSLDDGKDEAKKIASDVKKEVK
- a CDS encoding DUF948 domain-containing protein, producing the protein MIVILYIAALIAAIALLVIAIYLGKTLKSTSQTMDEVAKSLEKITVEVQGITGQSQKLLDKTNTLLEDVNGKVAKVDPVFDAVGDIGTSLLGLSQSVRELATLATNKVEQNEAKISQAVSISNSILSFREKMKANKAAKEAAKEAREQSNF
- a CDS encoding M29 family aminopeptidase T, giving the protein MKDARIEKLAHNLINYSVKLGAGEKVLIENFGVQKELVMALVEEAYKAGGFPFVSLKEPQIDRAMMLGADSAQYEKIAEFEGNVMKEMDAYIGLRAGDNINETSDVPADKLKIHGETVGKMHSDIRVKQTKWVVLRYPSSSMAQLAKMSTVGFEDFYFDVCNLDYGKMSTAMDGLVELMNKTDKVHLVGPGTDLTFSIKDIPAIKCAGEMNIPDGEVFTAPVRDSINGTLTYNTPSPYQGFTFENVSFTFKDGKIIKATANDTDRINKVLDTDEGARFVGEFAIGVNPFIHEPMQDILFDEKIEGSFHFTPGQCYDEAFNGNQSAIHWDLVNIQRADYGGGEIYFDDVLIRKDGIFVLPELAPLNPENLV
- a CDS encoding peroxiredoxin; amino-acid sequence: MAERLVGTQAPRFEMEAVMPNQTFGKVSLEKNIEDDKWTVLFFYPMDFTFVCPTEIVAISARSDEFDALNARIIGASTDTIHSHLAWTNTPIKEGGIGKLTYPLAADTNHQVASDYGVLIEEEGVALRGLFIINPKGEIQYEVVHHNNIGREVDEVLRVLQALQTGGLCPINWQPGEKTIV